The Platichthys flesus chromosome 5, fPlaFle2.1, whole genome shotgun sequence genome contains the following window.
CAGACGTCCTCCCACACAAATCACTTCACTGAGTGTCGTCTGTCTGGTTTGTGTCTCAAGTATGACTTTCCACATCGtgccatgtttaaaaaaagccaaCAGACTGACATTCTTCAGGTGCAATCAATCCATCAGTCATCAGACCTCGCCCTGCTTATCAGTGTGACTGCTGACTGAAGTGTGTGGGAGATGGTGAGAGGAAGGCAGTCCAAACATGTTATCATTTTCGCCTGCAATGAGGAAGCTGTTCAATAATTATAACCCAACCACACTAGCTGGAAACATGTGAATATTAAAAGTTGGTGGagatttttttatcatttcgCAAAATGTCTTCATGCTACACTTTTGTTTCACCACCGGAACAAGTTAAGATTAGCAGGAATTTACCAGATTGTTTCTTATTCCACCAGTTTTTAGAGGAGAAATAacgtgaagaaaaaaaaatcccatttcGAGTTACCTTTAACAAATGTTGCCGCCCTGCAGTCAGGTtacagtttgttgtttgttctgtgCTTTTGAGAAAAGGAAATAATAGATCAAAACTTGAATGTACTGCAAGACAAAACACGTCACCAAACAAAAACGCCCTCATCACCCGCTGCTCGTAAACACCAGCCCACGTTCAAAACAGTTACAGCAGCTACAAGTCATACTGTACACACCACGTTCAGGCAGTTATGTGTTTTTGCAGTGTTgaataaaagtaaacaaaacaatcatGCGCCTGGCTGCAAAGGCATataattttcttcattttttaggaaggaggtcatgttttgtttgtacgCAAGATTTCGCAAACACTACTAGGTACTTACTACAAGACTCTACGCAGGACGGCTGAGGGTAAAACGTTTGGTGCAGATACAGGATTTAATCTTTCAGATTTTTCCACATAGTCAGATTGTTAAACATCTTCAACAGCTGCTCAGAGAATAATtcgttaaaaaaaattattgacTTTTAGGTCTTGCTCTGGGTATGctctctactgagtgtcatGCTAGTTAACCAGTGCTTTCACATATTGCACGAGTCGTAGATATTATTGTAGACTCATATTTCTTATAAAACCTGAGGTTTGTGTCGATATGGGATGAGGGTCATGTGAACTAAAATATGATTGACAGGTTGTGATGTGAAATAGCTCAGTTAACGTGCCTGAGAATAGAATTACTAACAGAATTTAacttcagatttattttagattagattcaactttattgtcattgcacagtacaagtacttatacaacaaaatgcagtttagcgtctaaccagaagtgcaaaaaaggagttaaagtgcagagtattgtgcgtatttgaaatgtaaataaataagatatgtacagtagcaaatatatatggaataatacagtattaacagagattgtatgatataagaactatgagcagtaataacggaaatagtacagtattaacagcttttgtatgatataagaactatgagcagtaagtaatatatctgaagtagtgcagtattaacaggtattgtatgatataaatatgaatatactgcaggataatacagtagtaaaaaaaagtaacagtgtagtgcaagtgttcaaatgttcagtggttggaggagggtgtgtggccggggggggctgctgctatcactgtggtgcagagtgacTTTAAATAACCAAAGTCTGGTTCacaaaatgcattttatatCTAAGATGGCTAGGTGTCTGCAGCCATGTTTGTGGTACTGAAGGCTGCACAAATGCAGGTGCAGCACAGTGTTTTGGGCTGAATGCCAACGTGAGCGGATAACACATCTTTCATCTTATGCAAATTAAGGGATCATCAGAGTTATTACAATTCACCCTGAGGGGACAGATATCTGTTCCACATGCCATGGCAATCCATCCAATGGAGGCTGAGTTAAGACATTTTGTTAtaatttaaacaaatcaaaagaaATTATTAGAAGAAATATCAATCAAACCTAAACTGAGATTAGTAGTAATCTGTCACCCCTAACCTGATAAGAGCTGGTTTGATGGACAGGTTTGTTCCATGCGTGACTTGGTCGAGGATGATAATGAGATATTCTGTTACTTGAACTTTGTTTACgacttttttctctgtttgacaaTACTAAAATAACCCAGGCTAACTCAGAAATGCCTTGCCTTCAACCTTTGGCCCTGAGTTTCACTGAAGTGAAATTGTCACTGGTATGTGCCATTTTTCTCACTGCTGTGAGTAAATTAATGACTGCTATGCAAAAGAGCTAAAAGGGTTATCTGAAGGAAGGAATCATTTTAAACCAttcagtgtgtctttgtgtctctaaACCTGCTTCAAAACAGCAGAACCAGGCAGGCTCCAATTACCAACTGCTTCAGGATCTATACTCTAGGAAATGTTGATTTTGTAGTATTCAAAGAATGCTCTTGATTGAGAAACCACAAAATGTGGAATCACGAGTCCAACCTGAAAATAGGCGGAAGAACCCCTACCCAGCCGTCACCACACCCGTTTTGATGGAGAGATTGTAAAGAGGAGTAGGGGGTAACCTGTTAACAGAATTCTTGCCTGTCAACTATCCATTGTGGCCCTTCCcactcttgtgtgtgtgacggcTATATAAACAAGGAGCCCAAGGTAATGCTTTCAACTTCAGGTCAACCCCTCACCAACACTCCAACATGTCTCTGAGATCTACATCCTACGGCCAGAAGACCATGAGCGTCTACGGTGGAGCCGGTGGACATGGCACCCGTATCTCCTCATCCAGCATGAACTACGGGTCTCCCTCCAGGGGCTTCGACCTCACCGATGGCCTGGACCTCCACGTTAGTGCCAACGAGAAGGCCACCATGCAGAACCTGAACGACCGTCTTTCCTCCTACCTGGAGAAGGTGCGCAGCCTGGAGAAAAAGAACGATCAACTGGACAAGCAGATCAAAGAATGGTACCTGAGCAGAACCATCGTCTCCCATGACCACACCAGATTCTTTGTCATCATCGAGGACTTGAAGGACAAGGTAAGAAAACGGGGACGTGGGTGTTGTCTCATCTTTAGAACGTTAACATTCACTGTAAGTGGGTGGGTAGGAGGTAAATCGTTTGGTATGTCTGTCATAGTTTCAAAGTAGGTCAGGTTATCATCAGTATGTACATGTCACAAACAGAAACCAGTGGGGAAATCATATCTGTGACTGTCATACCAGATTCATTCCATCACATCCTgacaacagtgacacagtgagaaTTACACAACAACAAGGCACTGGTGTACAGTAGAGTCTGACCCACTCATCCAAAGGTTGCTTTCAATTTAACACAGTGAACATAAatcttctttttaatttaaacttaAAAGTTGATGATGATTCTGCTATCTTTACCAGGTAAATCGTTCAACTTTGTAAAATCCCCCCTGAGTAGGCTACACTAATCTATGACAACTATTTAAGAACCAAAGATTTAAGGGATTTCTTCCAATAATACAAAAATTCAACCAACCATTTACACTCTCAAATACCAGTGCTGGTCTCAAAACTCTCATATCAGTCAGGTTGTTGTGTACGGTGAGATTATATGAAGCAGAAGCAAGACTCTATCTCTCCTTACACGGTTCATTGTTTTTATCTTCCACCTCAGATTCGTGTCGCCTCCAGGGTCAATGCCAAGACAATCCTGGACATCGACAATGCAAAGCTGGCTGCTGATGATTTCAAAATGAAGTGAGTGTCCTCTATTTCAGTCCAAACCCCCTGCCCCTCTCTCCACTGCCACATAAGTGAAACTTGACATTGCACATCCAAGTGTTAACTAATGTCTAACTGATGAATTCTAAACTTTTTATGAGCCACCGAGCCACCTCTGACCTGGCTGTGTGTCCCCCTCCTCAGGTATGAGAACGAGCTGGCCATGAGGATGGCTGTGGAGGCGGACATCTCTGGACTTAAGCGGGTGCTGGATGAAATGAACATGGCCAGGATGGATCTGGAGAGTCAGTACGAGTCGCTGAAGGAAGAGCTCATCATGCTCAAGAGGAACCACGAGGAGGTGAGATGAGGGACAGCCAGCAGTGGTGCGCTGATTTCAAACTGTTGAGGTTTTTCAAGCGTGGCTTTACACACGGTTTACATTTGTCATCAGGTAATGTATCCCACAGGCCAACACCCACCCTGTGTAAGCACATGACTTGAAAGTATGTTACTACACTGGTGATTGATTATATGGCAAACACCATTGAACCTTTCAGCCACAGAGATAAATACACAAGCTATTCACTGTAATCCTGGTTTCAACTGGTCACAATTCACTCACATGACCTCTGCCTTACCTCTGATAACACTGATACGACTGAGGAAACACCATGGTAGGTTAGGCTCAAGTAAACACGTCTGCCGCCTTTAGTCTTTTTCCCAAAGCTGCCCCGGCTTCCCTCTGCACACTTCCTTGCATTCTTCTCTCCACCCATTAGCTCATTGCTTCTGTTTTTCCAACACACAGAACAgaaacatataaaacacacacactcacatccacacatccacatacacatacacacacacccagacacacaaacacacatagtcAAAATAGATGAAACCCAAAGTAAATGCATCCATATGTTGCATCATATGTTGCATCACTACTGTAATAATAAAAGGTTAATTGAGTTCTTCCAGTGCCTAATCAAGTTGTTTCCCCTCTGACCTGTTCAGGAGCTGCTTCTGATGAGGGGTCAAATCGGAGGCACTGTAAACGTCTCCGTGGACGCTTCTCCCTCTCCAGACCTGAACAAGGTCATGGACGAAATCAGAGAACACTACGAAGGAGCGATCTGCAAGAACCGCAAGGAGCTCGAGGCCTGGTACCAGACCAAGGTAAGGCGTTACTGCGGTCGCCGCTCAATTCATGTGTGGGTCAGGTCACTTCATATTCTTCATTAACACGTGCCATGTTGTGTCCAGCTTACAGTGGTGGAGCAGGACGTGATGACCAACACAGAGTCCCTGACGATGTCCCGCACAGAGATCAGGGACCTGAAGAGCACCCTCCAGAGGCTTCAGATCGAACTCCAGTCCAATTTGAGCATGGTATGTCAACATTGTAAACATGTAAAGATCGATTATTAACTGGGGTTGAGACTGATACTATATTTTCAAGATGACACAGTCGTTTTTAATGCATGGTTATAGAAACAGTAGGTTCAAAGGTatagtttgtcattttgtgaAACATACTGTTTCTTTTTGGGGCCAAGACCTAAATGAGAAAATTGATACCTCATTCATGTCTGTGCTTTAGATATGAAGCCTCTGCCAGTTAGccagctagcttagcttagcataaagactacCATCGGTTCACAAGACTCCAGCAAGTGGCCATTGCTGAATGCAAGTCTGTGTATCTTTTAACATTTTCGTCCAAGCCAGGCTAGCTGATTCCAGTaattaagctaagctaagctaatttGCTGCTTGTCTTAGCTTTGTATTCAGCActgcaagaaaataaataagggGACATGAGGAGTTGGCATTAGCTAAACACTTATCAGTTCTTTAAGCAGATTTCTAGATGCACACTTTTACGTAATATTCCTGAAAGTATAATCAACTGTTTCCTCGGACCTCAACAGAAATCCTCTCTGGAGAACACCCTGGGAGACACTCAGGCTCGCTACTCAGCACAGCTGGCCAGCCTCCAGGCCATGGTCACAAGCCTGGAGAGTCAGCTTACCCAGCTCCACGCAAACATCGCCAGCACCAAGCAAGATTACGACATGCTGCTGGACCTCAAGACCcggctggagctggagatcGCAGAGTACAGGAGGCTGCTGGACGGGGAGGATGAGAGGTGAGACCTGacgaagagagagaaacaggggaTAGGGAAACtcttgaaaatgaaacaaattagAGGGTGTTAGAGGAAAGAAATGCACTCGAGACAATGGTGATGTAGATATGTTCCAGACTAATGTTTTctactttcttttttcccaTCATCACCAGCACCAGACAAGGTAAGCCTTTTTCAACAACCTTTTATCCTTATTTTATCAATTAATTGAACTTAATGTGTCTAAAATGTCCATGGTTTGCTCATgattgttgtttcatttctttttttcagtcgTCACAAAGGTCATCACGGTGGTGGAGACACTTGTAGATGGAAAGGTGGTCGGCAGCAGCAAGACTGTTGACGTGGAAGTGGATGAGATTGAGTGAAAACTtggaaaaatcaataaaaatactACAATTGAATTGAAGTTTCTGGTGTCGTTGAATTCTGCAATGAGCAGATCATTTTTGTGCCTCACTGCTGAAGTatgagtcattttttttaattatgtattAAGTGTAAAAACAGTTACACACATTATACAACTAACAGTGATGTCACTGTATCTTGGAGTGAATAAGGGACCACTAGAGTTCAGCAAAAACAAGCGTTTCAGGTGATGTTAAGTTGCATGAATTTGTTTCATTGTCAATAGTGGGCCATTCACATTGACACACCTAAAGATGATTCCAAATTCTGCAGCTCTGACAAACGTGTTACTTATAAGCACAGGATTACAAGTTTCATCTAGCTGGTGGAGGATATAAAAAAATTGAGCACATATGACCCAGATGCTTTTGTCAAGAGTTAGTTTAAATCATAGACGGTAAAGTTAGACAGCATGACTGTTACTCAAAGTGTACCCAAATTATGTTGATTGCCCCATGGTGGCCTGCTGCAGTACAGGCTATAAACTacacatcctccatgttagcaggtgGGACATAGACCAAATTAAGTGCatgtcaaaaacatttttcctgaagatggtttctgtcatttttggtAGTTGCTGATGTATGtacaagtgttcatgtttctgataagtttggttccCAGTGTTGATGCTTAAAAAACGGTGTGATGAGACTGACTCACTGGGATTGGTTGAGAGCGTGGACGGCAGGACtttgaagctgcagctccactaCTGTCAAGTGTCTGGTTCCAAATAACTAAACAACTAAATGAACCAcaggcacaagatggcagcacccgTTTAAAGGATATACTGGCTAAATTCTTGCTGaactggaggaagtggagacttatttttaaatgcagtCGATGATCAAAGATCAAAGCAGAGCTGAAGAGCAAGAAATAGAACATTTACATTGACTGGGAAGATATATGGTTCAAGTGGGATTATAATGGTTCACATTTTCTGCAGAATGCAAAGACATAGTTTGCCAATGTGTCAGCCATAACATTCTGCTGAGCGAAAACCTGCTGTCCCATGGAGCTGCAGTAGTAGGGGATTGTAATTAGAATAGGCGCTGCTTGTCagcatttttttcaatttatcttAGTGGCCAACAGAAGTACTGCAACCAAAAATACCCTGCACTGTCCTCCTCTGTACCACTGTGGTTCTCTATTATAATGTTTTTGTATGATgagtttttaaatttaaagctGTTGACTTGTACTGGATGTACAGTTTGTGGAACAGGTTCagggaaaaatatttaaattcacacatGAAGTTCCAGGAGTAGATAAATGGATGAACGTTTTTCGGATTACTCACTGAGGTGGAAACACACGCTCTAGTCGtcaaaaacatgaattaatgaAGCTTTAACCGATGTAATGAGGGACAGGGACAGATCCCAGCATGCATGCGGTGGAAGTAAACTCCCTTGACACTCCATCACATTCGTAACACCCTGTGAGTTTAATTCATATGCCCCCATTCAAACTTGCATGTAGACTGCCGATTCAGACCCAGCACTTCCTTGTTGTGAGGGGCGGACGTTCACTtattgttgcagaagtaaactgTTATATTGCAGGTATACTTTAACTTTGGAATCCTTACTAATTTGGTGAAAATCCCTAAACATGCTGCTTTTGAACATTGAGCTGTATTTTACTGATGTGCTGCTGAAACCTGTGCAGCCTGTGTGGGTACGAATATTTCCCCTCCTAAATAGCCTCATAATTCATATAAGAACCTTATCCACAG
Protein-coding sequences here:
- the krt98 gene encoding keratin 98 encodes the protein MSLRSTSYGQKTMSVYGGAGGHGTRISSSSMNYGSPSRGFDLTDGLDLHVSANEKATMQNLNDRLSSYLEKVRSLEKKNDQLDKQIKEWYLSRTIVSHDHTRFFVIIEDLKDKIRVASRVNAKTILDIDNAKLAADDFKMKYENELAMRMAVEADISGLKRVLDEMNMARMDLESQYESLKEELIMLKRNHEEELLLMRGQIGGTVNVSVDASPSPDLNKVMDEIREHYEGAICKNRKELEAWYQTKLTVVEQDVMTNTESLTMSRTEIRDLKSTLQRLQIELQSNLSMKSSLENTLGDTQARYSAQLASLQAMVTSLESQLTQLHANIASTKQDYDMLLDLKTRLELEIAEYRRLLDGEDESTRQVVTKVITVVETLVDGKVVGSSKTVDVEVDEIE